A single window of Sphingobacterium sp. ML3W DNA harbors:
- a CDS encoding MgtC/SapB family protein, with protein sequence MDFTVEIKDMVAMVISIICGGVIGFEREYKNKSAGFRTIILISLGSTIFTIVSQHGAGTDDRISANIITGIGFIGAGVIFKDKISIRGLTTAAVIWTSAAIGMTAGIGYHALALCLTLITLGVLLMVTRVERMIAQLQKEQRLSVTFRDPDFDQIPQLENILNTKGLTLERMEIVKENDHLIVNFKVSGKKRYLLEMSETLATRTEILSFS encoded by the coding sequence ATGGATTTTACAGTAGAAATCAAAGACATGGTAGCAATGGTTATTTCTATCATATGTGGAGGAGTCATTGGCTTTGAACGGGAATACAAAAATAAGTCTGCCGGCTTTCGAACAATAATTCTAATTTCACTGGGCTCGACCATTTTCACCATAGTTTCCCAGCATGGTGCAGGTACTGATGACCGAATTTCGGCAAATATTATTACAGGTATTGGATTTATTGGGGCAGGTGTAATATTTAAAGATAAAATTTCTATTCGTGGCTTGACGACTGCTGCTGTAATCTGGACTTCTGCAGCAATCGGAATGACAGCAGGAATAGGCTATCACGCGCTTGCACTATGCCTAACTTTAATTACTCTTGGGGTATTATTAATGGTTACCAGGGTGGAACGAATGATTGCACAACTACAAAAGGAACAGCGCCTGAGTGTAACCTTTCGTGATCCTGACTTTGATCAGATCCCGCAATTGGAAAATATTTTAAATACAAAAGGACTTACTTTAGAACGGATGGAAATTGTAAAAGAAAACGATCATTTAATTGTAAACTTCAAAGTATCAGGTAAAAAAAGATACTTATTAGAAATGAGCGAAACACTTGCTACCCGAACAGAAATCTTAAGCTTCTCTTAA
- a CDS encoding integrase core domain-containing protein, translating into MDEAKQKVEDWQVEYSTFRPHSCLGDLTPQMFIENQGKIANSSTLEKWEEVSWYFF; encoded by the coding sequence ATGGATGAAGCTAAACAAAAAGTAGAGGACTGGCAGGTAGAATATTCTACCTTCAGACCTCATAGCTGTTTAGGGGATTTAACACCTCAAATGTTTATTGAAAATCAGGGCAAAATAGCAAATTCTTCTACTTTAGAAAAATGGGAGGAGGTCAGCTGGTATTTCTTTTAG
- a CDS encoding Crp/Fnr family transcriptional regulator, producing the protein MTELEISIKTYFGIIEPQDLKEITSLFQLEILKKGDYFLKTNKRCDRLSFLQKGFLRIFLETEKKEVTQWISTQGYFVTDLSSFIFEKPARWTIQALTDTEIYTIKKSDYDNIKNIIPKWAELEKLFIVHCFTTLEDRIFSHLSMSAEERYDFFFENNKKLFNQVPLQYIASILGMTPETFSRIRKKQLS; encoded by the coding sequence ATGACAGAACTTGAAATTAGCATAAAAACATATTTTGGAATAATTGAACCACAAGACTTGAAAGAAATTACTTCGCTATTCCAATTAGAAATTTTGAAGAAAGGAGATTATTTTCTTAAAACAAACAAACGTTGCGATAGACTCAGTTTTTTGCAGAAGGGATTTTTGCGGATATTTCTTGAAACCGAAAAAAAAGAAGTTACTCAATGGATTTCGACACAAGGATATTTCGTGACAGATTTATCAAGTTTCATTTTTGAAAAACCTGCTCGTTGGACAATTCAAGCATTAACCGATACAGAAATTTATACCATAAAGAAAAGCGATTACGACAACATCAAAAATATTATTCCGAAATGGGCTGAATTGGAAAAATTATTTATTGTTCATTGTTTCACTACACTCGAAGACAGAATATTTAGTCATCTTTCTATGTCAGCAGAGGAACGCTATGATTTTTTCTTCGAAAATAACAAAAAGCTATTTAATCAAGTTCCTTTACAATATATAGCTTCTATTCTTGGAATGACACCTGAAACTTTTAGCCGTATAAGAAAAAAACAACTTTCTTAA
- a CDS encoding SRPBCC domain-containing protein — MKYLSLLLTALFTNLTVMAKEIKTEIIIQATPEEIWTILSDFENYPNWNPFITSINGRLEEGTKITVRIEPPNGKGMTFKPTVTKKVDNKEISWMGTFLFRGLFDGEHKFELIDNRNGTVTFIQSEKFKGIFVWLFNPEKAKNGFYEMNRKLKEQAEKD; from the coding sequence ATGAAGTATTTATCTCTATTATTAACAGCCCTTTTTACAAATCTAACGGTTATGGCAAAAGAAATCAAAACAGAAATTATTATACAGGCAACACCCGAAGAAATATGGACAATCCTTAGCGATTTTGAAAATTATCCAAATTGGAACCCATTTATAACTTCCATAAATGGACGGTTAGAAGAAGGTACTAAAATCACAGTTAGAATCGAGCCTCCGAATGGTAAAGGAATGACATTCAAGCCAACGGTAACAAAAAAAGTAGACAATAAGGAAATAAGTTGGATGGGTACATTTTTATTTAGGGGGCTATTCGACGGAGAACATAAATTTGAGTTGATAGATAATAGGAACGGAACAGTAACATTTATACAAAGCGAGAAATTCAAGGGTATTTTTGTATGGCTATTTAATCCTGAGAAAGCAAAAAATGGGTTTTACGAGATGAATCGGAAACTTAAAGAACAGGCAGAAAAAGACTAA
- a CDS encoding helix-turn-helix domain-containing protein translates to MAGKPKQMSQIKQLIRLYQGGSGIKTIARILGMSKNTVRSNLKKMADGGFNTEELLEQEDPFALVFKGYYRAHI, encoded by the coding sequence ATGGCTGGAAAACCAAAACAAATGAGTCAGATAAAGCAATTAATTAGATTGTATCAGGGCGGCAGTGGAATAAAAACGATTGCCCGCATTCTAGGAATGAGTAAGAATACGGTGCGGTCCAATCTGAAGAAGATGGCCGATGGCGGGTTCAATACCGAAGAACTTCTTGAACAAGAGGATCCGTTCGCGCTTGTATTTAAAGGATACTATCGGGCTCATATCTGA
- a CDS encoding integrase core domain-containing protein produces MEDWRNEYNTFRPHSCLRDLTPEMFIENQVKMTSSQKTGVFKSREFGFELLFLNRRKTDESKLCFA; encoded by the coding sequence ATTGAAGACTGGAGGAACGAATATAATACCTTCAGACCTCATAGCTGTTTAAGAGATTTAACACCTGAAATGTTTATTGAAAATCAGGTCAAAATGACCTCCTCCCAAAAAACTGGAGTATTTAAAAGTAGAGAATTCGGGTTTGAATTACTATTTTTAAATAGGAGGAAAACCGATGAAAGTAAGTTATGCTTCGCATGA